A window of Patescibacteria group bacterium contains these coding sequences:
- the atpG gene encoding ATP synthase F1 subunit gamma, translating into MAVQTRSIKRRLKSVRNTRKITKAMELVAASKMRKAVSSALGSRPYAKIAWETVRSISEVVDVSLHPLLMPRVGKPEKALLVLITSDRGLAGGFNSNAVKHALSEVRKAGVSSVSAVCVGRRGAEAVKRAGYPVLASFVDVTNKPTFQDILPIGKVAVEEYLAGRCDTVLIAYTDFVSALTQKPAVLELLPLVDEARKAPGGKAAGEAEAFTREASRPSDFTFEPSPQAVLDALLPRIVEAMTYQAVLESAASEHSARMMAMRSATDAASEMIDDLNFTFNQARQAGITQEIAEISSGKAALESQ; encoded by the coding sequence ATGGCCGTCCAAACCCGTTCAATCAAGCGTCGCCTCAAGTCGGTGCGCAACACGCGCAAGATCACCAAGGCGATGGAACTCGTGGCCGCGAGCAAGATGCGCAAGGCCGTGAGTTCGGCGTTGGGCAGCCGTCCGTACGCGAAGATCGCCTGGGAGACCGTGCGCTCGATTTCCGAAGTGGTGGACGTGAGCCTGCACCCGCTGCTCATGCCGCGCGTGGGGAAGCCGGAAAAGGCGCTGCTCGTGCTCATCACCTCCGACCGCGGGCTCGCCGGCGGGTTCAACAGCAACGCCGTGAAGCATGCCCTGTCCGAAGTCCGCAAGGCCGGCGTCTCGTCCGTGTCGGCCGTGTGCGTGGGACGGCGCGGGGCCGAGGCCGTGAAGCGGGCGGGGTATCCGGTGCTCGCGAGCTTCGTGGACGTCACCAACAAGCCCACGTTCCAGGACATCCTGCCCATCGGCAAAGTGGCCGTGGAGGAATACCTGGCAGGGCGGTGCGACACCGTACTCATCGCGTACACGGATTTCGTGAGCGCCCTCACGCAAAAACCCGCGGTGCTTGAGCTGTTGCCCTTGGTCGATGAGGCGAGGAAGGCTCCGGGCGGCAAGGCCGCAGGAGAAGCTGAAGCCTTCACGCGTGAGGCCTCGAGGCCTTCCGACTTCACCTTTGAACCCTCACCGCAGGCCGTGCTCGACGCGTTGCTCCCGAGGATCGTCGAGGCGATGACCTACCAGGCCGTGCTCGAGTCGGCCGCGAGCGAACACTCGGCCCGCATGATGGCCATGCGCAGCGCCACGGACGCCGCTTCCGAAATGATCGACGACCTGAATTTCACCTTCAACCAGGCACGCCAGGCGGGCATCACGCAGGAGATCGCGGAGATATCAAGCGGCAAAGCCGCCTTGGAAAGCCAATAG
- the atpC gene encoding ATP synthase F1 subunit epsilon: MSLSLKIVTPERVAYEATVDSITAMTQDGEITVLPGHAPLVSALRPGEARVKVGADESFLALSTGFLQVRPDNEIVIIADHAERMEELELEAVKAAKERAKALMEEKRHIDDVAFAGAAALMERELAREKVALRRHHARGPHIESQP; the protein is encoded by the coding sequence ATGTCCCTCTCCCTGAAAATCGTCACGCCCGAACGGGTGGCCTACGAGGCCACCGTGGATTCGATTACCGCGATGACGCAGGACGGGGAAATCACGGTCCTGCCCGGTCATGCGCCCCTCGTGAGCGCGCTGCGGCCAGGCGAAGCCAGGGTGAAGGTCGGCGCCGACGAATCGTTCCTCGCGCTCTCCACCGGCTTCCTGCAGGTGCGCCCCGACAACGAGATCGTGATCATCGCCGACCACGCCGAGCGCATGGAAGAGCTCGAGCTTGAGGCCGTCAAAGCTGCCAAGGAACGCGCCAAGGCGCTCATGGAAGAAAAGCGCCACATCGACGACGTCGCGTTCGCGGGCGCCGCCGCGCTCATGGAGCGTGAGCTGGCCCGCGAAAAGGTGGCCCTGCGCCGACATCACGCCCGTGGTCCGCACATCGAAAGCCAGCCATAA
- the atpD gene encoding F0F1 ATP synthase subunit beta, with translation MMKGTISQIIGPVVDVRFDGALPAITSALTIAHEGGTLTLEVAQHVGGGVVRAIAMSTTDGLTRGMEVLDTGAPISVPVGPETLGRMFNVTGDEIDNLGAARAKRRDPIHRKAPSFDEQATKDEVFETGIKVIDLICPFLKGGKTGLFGGAGVGKTVLIQELIHNIATEHGGYSVFAGVGERTREGNDLYMEMKESGVLAKTSLVFGQMNEPPGARARVALSGLTIAEYFRDVEERDVLLFVDNIFRFTQAGSEVSSLLGRIPSAVGYQPNLATEMGGLQERITSTKKGSITSIQAVYVPADDLTDPAPATTFGHLDSTVVLSRGLSELGIYPAVDPLDSSSTVLSPDVVGQEHYDVARGVQKVLQRYKDLQDIIAILGMDELSEDDKLAVSRARKIQKFLSQPFHVAEQFTGIKGAFVKREDTVRSFKEILEGKHDDKPEQAFYLKGGIEDVITASK, from the coding sequence ATTATGAAAGGAACCATCTCCCAAATCATCGGCCCGGTCGTGGACGTTCGCTTCGACGGCGCGCTCCCGGCCATCACGAGCGCGCTCACCATCGCGCACGAAGGAGGGACGCTCACGCTCGAGGTGGCCCAGCACGTGGGCGGCGGCGTGGTGCGCGCCATTGCCATGAGCACCACCGACGGCCTCACCCGCGGCATGGAGGTACTCGACACCGGCGCGCCGATCTCGGTCCCGGTGGGCCCGGAAACGCTCGGGCGCATGTTCAACGTCACCGGCGACGAGATCGACAACCTCGGGGCGGCGCGAGCCAAGCGCCGCGACCCGATCCACCGCAAGGCGCCGAGCTTCGACGAGCAGGCTACCAAGGACGAGGTGTTCGAGACCGGCATCAAGGTGATCGACCTGATCTGCCCGTTCCTGAAGGGCGGCAAGACCGGGCTCTTCGGCGGCGCCGGCGTGGGCAAGACCGTGCTCATCCAGGAGCTCATCCACAACATCGCCACGGAGCACGGAGGCTACTCGGTGTTCGCCGGCGTGGGCGAGCGCACGCGCGAGGGGAACGACCTGTACATGGAAATGAAGGAGTCGGGCGTGCTCGCGAAGACCAGCCTCGTGTTCGGCCAGATGAACGAGCCCCCGGGCGCCCGCGCGCGCGTGGCGCTCTCCGGCCTCACCATCGCCGAGTACTTCCGCGACGTGGAGGAGCGCGACGTGCTGCTGTTCGTCGATAACATCTTCCGCTTCACCCAGGCAGGCTCCGAGGTGTCGTCGCTCTTGGGCCGCATCCCGTCGGCCGTGGGCTACCAGCCCAACCTGGCCACGGAAATGGGCGGGCTGCAGGAACGCATCACCTCCACCAAGAAGGGTTCCATCACCTCCATCCAGGCGGTGTACGTGCCGGCTGACGACCTTACCGACCCGGCTCCGGCCACCACCTTTGGCCACCTCGATTCTACCGTGGTGCTCTCGCGCGGCCTGTCCGAGCTCGGCATCTACCCGGCCGTCGATCCGCTCGACTCGAGCTCTACGGTGCTCTCGCCCGATGTCGTCGGTCAGGAGCATTACGACGTGGCCCGTGGCGTGCAGAAGGTGCTCCAGCGCTACAAGGACCTCCAGGACATCATCGCGATCCTCGGCATGGACGAGCTTTCCGAGGACGACAAGCTCGCCGTCTCCCGCGCGCGCAAGATCCAGAAGTTCTTGAGCCAGCCGTTCCATGTGGCCGAGCAGTTCACCGGCATCAAGGGCGCCTTCGTGAAGCGCGAGGACACCGTGCGCTCGTTCAAGGAGATCCTGGAAGGGAAGCATGACGACAAGCCCGAGCAGGCGTTCTACCTCAAGGGCGGCATCGAGGACGTGATCACGGCGTCCAAGTAG